Proteins from a genomic interval of Staphylococcus debuckii:
- a CDS encoding HD domain-containing protein, which translates to MNQYQHIKEAEKYMRTHHSEDSTGHDIQHVMRVVKMALFIAEQEGSGNPYIIQMAALLHDTVDSKLTNEDEAYEKLENFLDQIDVDNQMKHKILEIIKYMSYRNGANNNRAMSQEGYIVRDADRLDAIGAIGIARTFQFAGHFNEPMWSGEIPDSISSDCDLNDYSPSAIKHFYDKLFKLKDLMHTETAQAIAQERHQFMEYFVAQFFKEWDFMN; encoded by the coding sequence GTGAATCAATATCAGCATATAAAAGAAGCAGAAAAATATATGAGAACACACCATAGTGAAGATTCAACAGGACATGACATTCAACATGTCATGCGTGTAGTGAAAATGGCTTTATTTATTGCAGAGCAAGAAGGTAGCGGTAATCCGTATATCATTCAAATGGCCGCTTTATTACATGACACGGTAGATTCTAAACTGACTAATGAAGATGAAGCTTATGAGAAGCTCGAAAATTTCTTAGATCAGATTGATGTAGATAATCAAATGAAACATAAAATTTTAGAAATCATAAAATATATGAGTTATCGTAACGGTGCTAATAACAATAGAGCCATGTCCCAAGAAGGTTATATTGTAAGAGATGCTGACCGCTTAGATGCTATTGGCGCTATTGGTATCGCAAGAACTTTCCAATTTGCCGGTCATTTCAATGAGCCCATGTGGTCAGGAGAAATTCCAGATAGTATTTCAAGCGATTGTGATTTAAATGATTACTCTCCTTCGGCTATTAAACATTTCTATGACAAGCTATTTAAATTAAAAGACTTGATGCACACTGAAACGGCGCAAGCCATTGCTCAAGAGCGTCATCAATTTATGGAATATTTCGTAGCGCAATTCTTTAAAGAATGGGATTTTATGAACTAA
- a CDS encoding YwpF family protein: MKTFKAVRFQIVTENGGVIEYELYDGVIINKEQSGTGWLLEIVISDNHYDMMKEYMDNEALLDIRVVITRPSNDPALFDATIKNISLYENEKMSVIFDCHVYTLRQVYAENLLAQLVDEGLEGEELKKSFNRMMQSKPRLKDERKEE, translated from the coding sequence ATGAAAACATTTAAAGCAGTCAGATTCCAAATTGTCACTGAAAATGGTGGAGTAATTGAATACGAGCTCTATGACGGTGTAATTATTAATAAAGAACAAAGTGGCACAGGCTGGTTATTAGAAATAGTTATTTCTGACAACCACTACGATATGATGAAAGAATATATGGACAATGAAGCTTTACTTGATATTCGTGTAGTCATTACCCGACCATCTAATGATCCTGCACTCTTTGATGCCACAATTAAAAATATCTCTTTATATGAAAACGAAAAAATGTCCGTCATCTTTGATTGTCATGTCTATACACTCAGACAAGTCTATGCTGAAAATTTGTTGGCACAACTTGTAGATGAAGGTTTAGAAGGCGAAGAATTGAAAAAATCATTTAATAGAATGATGCAATCTAAACCGCGCCTTAAAGACGAACGTAAAGAAGAATAG
- the thiD gene encoding bifunctional hydroxymethylpyrimidine kinase/phosphomethylpyrimidine kinase, whose protein sequence is MNKPKIALTIAGTDPTGGAGVMADLKSFHACGVYGMAAITSIVAQNTKGVQHIHNLDVSWIKEQLDSVFDDELPQAIKTGMIATKEMMELIREYLEKHPEIPYVIDPVMLAKSGDSLMDDAGKHALQEILLPLADVATPNLPEAEEIVGFKLDTEDAIKKAGDIFINDIGCKGVVIKGGHIEDKAIAKDYLFTKDGLEVFESERYDTKHTHGTGCTFSAVITAELAKGKSIYDAVKKAKDFIALSIKYTPEIGQGRGPVNHFAYMKKVGLDDE, encoded by the coding sequence ATGAATAAACCTAAAATAGCTTTAACCATTGCAGGTACAGATCCAACAGGCGGGGCAGGCGTAATGGCAGATTTGAAATCGTTTCATGCATGCGGTGTGTATGGAATGGCTGCAATTACCAGTATTGTGGCGCAAAATACCAAAGGTGTACAACATATTCATAATTTAGACGTATCATGGATTAAAGAACAGCTTGATAGTGTGTTTGATGATGAATTACCTCAAGCTATTAAGACTGGAATGATTGCAACCAAAGAAATGATGGAACTGATTCGAGAATATTTAGAAAAGCATCCAGAAATCCCTTATGTAATCGACCCTGTTATGCTTGCTAAAAGCGGTGATTCTTTAATGGATGATGCAGGTAAACATGCATTGCAAGAAATCTTGTTGCCGTTAGCTGATGTGGCTACGCCGAATTTACCAGAAGCTGAAGAAATAGTAGGTTTCAAATTAGATACTGAAGACGCAATTAAAAAAGCTGGAGACATCTTTATCAATGACATCGGTTGTAAAGGTGTAGTTATTAAAGGCGGGCACATTGAGGATAAAGCCATTGCGAAGGATTATCTTTTTACAAAAGATGGTTTAGAAGTTTTCGAAAGTGAACGTTATGATACTAAGCACACACATGGAACTGGCTGTACCTTCTCAGCGGTTATCACAGCTGAATTAGCAAAAGGTAAATCGATTTATGATGCAGTTAAAAAAGCTAAAGATTTTATTGCTTTAAGTATTAAATATACACCGGAAATCGGCCAAGGCAGAGGACCTGTGAACCATTTCGCGTATATGAAGAAAGTAGGACTAGATGATGAGTAA
- the yidC gene encoding membrane protein insertase YidC has product MKKKALLPLLLGIMVFLAGCDYSKPENRTGFFYNTFVKNMDNIIHWLGSHFNNDYGLAIIVLVLAIRIIVLPFMLSNYKNSHMMREKMIIAKPDMDAVKEKVQRARTQEDKMAANQEMMEVYKKYDMNPMQSMLGCLPVLIQMPIIMGLFFVLKYPSPGGITEHSHFLWFNLSKPDIWITIIAGVLYFIQAYVSTFSMPPEQKQMSYMMIIISPIMIIWVSLSSAAALGLYWSVSAAFLVVQTYVANSYYSKKAKEEVAPMIAAYEKEHGKSGNGKTKNTQVVSKKNKKKK; this is encoded by the coding sequence ATGAAGAAAAAAGCATTATTGCCTTTGCTTTTAGGGATTATGGTTTTTCTTGCTGGTTGTGATTACTCTAAACCTGAGAATCGTACAGGCTTCTTTTATAATACGTTTGTAAAAAATATGGATAACATAATTCATTGGCTAGGGTCTCATTTTAATAATGATTATGGTTTAGCGATTATTGTGTTAGTACTTGCTATTCGTATCATTGTATTGCCATTTATGTTATCAAACTATAAGAACAGCCACATGATGCGTGAAAAGATGATTATCGCCAAACCAGATATGGACGCGGTTAAAGAAAAAGTGCAACGCGCTCGTACACAAGAAGATAAAATGGCAGCTAACCAAGAGATGATGGAAGTTTATAAGAAATATGATATGAATCCGATGCAAAGCATGTTAGGTTGCTTGCCAGTATTGATTCAAATGCCTATCATCATGGGATTATTCTTTGTATTGAAATATCCTTCTCCAGGAGGAATTACAGAGCATTCTCATTTCTTATGGTTTAACTTATCCAAACCAGATATTTGGATTACGATTATTGCCGGTGTGCTTTACTTTATACAAGCTTATGTTTCAACTTTCAGTATGCCGCCTGAACAAAAACAAATGAGTTACATGATGATTATTATTTCGCCAATCATGATTATCTGGGTTTCATTAAGTTCAGCTGCTGCACTTGGTCTATATTGGTCAGTCAGCGCCGCATTCTTAGTAGTTCAAACATATGTTGCAAATAGTTATTACTCTAAGAAGGCAAAGGAAGAAGTTGCACCAATGATTGCGGCTTATGAGAAAGAACATGGCAAATCGGGTAATGGTAAAACGAAAAACACCCAAGTCGTTTCTAAGAAAAATAAAAAGAAAAAATAG
- a CDS encoding transglycosylase, giving the protein MKKLLVVSSVATAAFLATGAASHNAHAAEVSQSEQQLAETAQNNPQQLNQAPVQAGAYNIDFVYNGNEYHFESDGSNFSWSYTGSNGGATQPTQETTTQAAPVQQQSAPVAQQTYQTQSTTSYSNYSAPVQQSYSAPARSYNTSAVSTGGSTKAQFLAAGGTEAMWNTIVMPESGGNPNAVSPNGYMGLGQTKEGWGTGSVADQTKGMINYANSRYGSLANATSFRASHGWW; this is encoded by the coding sequence ATGAAAAAATTATTAGTAGTATCATCAGTAGCCACTGCCGCATTCTTAGCCACAGGAGCAGCTTCACATAACGCTCATGCAGCAGAAGTAAGCCAATCAGAACAACAATTAGCTGAAACAGCTCAAAATAACCCACAACAATTAAACCAAGCTCCAGTACAAGCAGGCGCTTATAACATAGATTTCGTATATAATGGTAACGAATATCACTTCGAATCAGATGGTTCTAACTTCAGTTGGAGTTACACTGGTTCAAATGGTGGAGCAACTCAACCAACTCAAGAAACAACTACACAAGCAGCACCAGTTCAACAACAATCTGCTCCAGTAGCACAACAAACATATCAAACTCAATCAACAACTAGCTACAGCAATTACAGTGCTCCAGTACAACAAAGCTATAGTGCTCCAGCTCGCAGCTATAACACTTCAGCAGTTTCAACTGGTGGATCAACTAAAGCTCAATTCTTAGCTGCAGGCGGTACTGAAGCTATGTGGAATACAATTGTAATGCCTGAATCAGGCGGTAACCCGAATGCAGTTAGTCCAAACGGATATATGGGTCTTGGACAAACTAAAGAAGGTTGGGGAACTGGATCAGTTGCAGATCAAACTAAAGGCATGATTAACTATGCAAACTCTCGTTATGGTTCACTTGCAAATGCAACTTCTTTCCGCGCATCTCACGGTTGGTGGTAA
- the thiM gene encoding hydroxyethylthiazole kinase, with protein MSNVLNQIRSEHPLVICYTNDVVKNFSANGLLSLGASPAMSEAPQEAKDFYPVAGSVLINIGTLTKEHEHAMLTNGKIANETDTPLVFDPVAVGASQYRKDFCKNFLKQVKPTVIKGNASEILALIDDSATMKGTDSADNLDIVDIAKKAYQEYQTAIILTGESDVIVQDDKVVKLQNGSHFLAKITGAGCLLGAVVGAFLFRDTHPSIETLVEAVSVYNIAAERAEQLSDSKGPGTFLTHFIDALYRIDTDAVNENRHVEEVE; from the coding sequence ATGAGTAATGTATTAAATCAAATTAGATCAGAACATCCATTAGTAATTTGTTATACCAATGATGTGGTTAAGAATTTTTCAGCCAATGGTTTATTAAGTTTAGGGGCAAGTCCAGCAATGAGTGAAGCACCTCAAGAGGCAAAGGATTTCTATCCGGTAGCAGGCAGTGTCTTAATCAATATTGGTACTTTAACTAAAGAGCATGAGCATGCGATGTTGACTAACGGCAAGATTGCTAATGAAACGGATACACCTTTAGTCTTTGACCCAGTAGCAGTAGGGGCGTCACAGTATCGTAAAGATTTCTGTAAAAACTTTTTAAAACAAGTTAAGCCGACTGTTATTAAAGGGAATGCTTCAGAAATTTTAGCATTAATTGATGATTCAGCAACTATGAAAGGTACAGATAGTGCTGATAATCTTGATATTGTGGATATCGCTAAGAAAGCTTACCAAGAATATCAAACAGCGATTATTTTAACTGGAGAATCAGATGTTATCGTCCAAGATGATAAAGTCGTTAAATTGCAAAACGGTTCGCATTTCCTTGCTAAAATCACTGGGGCAGGCTGCTTATTAGGTGCAGTTGTGGGAGCCTTCTTGTTCCGTGACACACATCCTTCAATTGAAACATTAGTTGAAGCGGTCTCTGTTTATAATATTGCGGCTGAGCGAGCAGAACAATTAAGTGACAGTAAAGGTCCAGGTACTTTCTTAACGCACTTTATTGACGCGCTTTATCGTATTGACACAGATGCTGTGAATGAAAACCGTCATGTTGAAGAGGTGGAATAA
- the cls gene encoding cardiolipin synthase: MYYLDMLLQQTNLVFNIILIALFILNLFFSFTIVFLERRSPGSIWAWLLVLAFLPIIGFIVYLLFGRQIQREHIFKINEEDKTGLEMIVQEQAEALKNDEFSKGNHVIVKYKSMVQMLLYNNSAFLTTDNALTIYNDGKEKFDALIQDIENAQDYIHIQYYIFRNDTLGKRILQALEDKLEEGLEVKMLYDDMGSRSLTLKDFDDFRKKGGQVESFFPSKLPLINFRLNYRNHRKIVVIDGVIGYVGGFNVGNEYLGLSKKFGYWRDTHLRIVGDAVNALQLRFILDWNSQAKRHNIAYSDRYFPDIDTGESTGIQIASSGPDEDWEQIKYGYLKMITSAKRYIKIQTPYFIPDQGFLDAVSIAALGGVDVTIMVPCKPDHPFVYWATQKNVASLLASGVKIYHYENGFLHSKMMIIDDEVASVGTTNMDHRSFTLNFEVNAFIYDQSTAIQLSEQFNEDLKLSSKFTMEKYKNRSLWIKFKEAISYLISPIL; encoded by the coding sequence ATGTATTATCTAGACATGCTGTTACAGCAAACTAACCTGGTTTTCAATATTATATTAATTGCATTATTTATTTTGAACTTATTTTTCAGTTTTACAATTGTGTTTTTAGAACGCAGATCACCTGGATCTATATGGGCTTGGTTACTTGTTTTAGCATTTCTGCCTATTATAGGTTTTATCGTCTATCTTCTTTTTGGCCGACAAATCCAACGAGAACATATATTCAAAATTAATGAAGAAGATAAAACAGGTTTAGAAATGATTGTGCAAGAACAAGCTGAAGCATTAAAAAATGATGAGTTTTCAAAAGGGAACCATGTCATTGTAAAATATAAATCCATGGTTCAGATGTTGCTTTACAATAACTCGGCTTTCTTAACAACTGATAATGCACTTACCATTTATAACGATGGTAAGGAAAAGTTCGATGCTTTAATTCAAGATATTGAAAACGCTCAAGACTATATTCATATTCAATATTACATTTTTCGTAACGACACCTTAGGCAAACGTATATTGCAAGCACTTGAAGATAAGTTAGAAGAAGGACTCGAAGTCAAAATGCTCTATGATGATATGGGTTCCAGAAGTTTAACTTTAAAGGATTTTGATGATTTCAGAAAAAAAGGCGGGCAAGTAGAATCCTTCTTTCCTTCTAAGTTGCCTTTAATTAACTTCCGTCTTAATTATCGCAATCACCGTAAAATTGTAGTGATTGACGGAGTTATCGGGTATGTCGGCGGTTTCAATGTCGGAAATGAATATTTAGGTTTATCGAAAAAATTCGGCTATTGGCGAGATACACATCTGCGCATTGTCGGAGACGCTGTAAATGCCTTGCAGCTCCGATTTATTTTAGACTGGAATTCTCAAGCCAAACGTCATAATATCGCTTATTCAGATCGCTATTTTCCAGATATCGATACTGGAGAATCTACAGGAATACAAATTGCATCCAGTGGACCTGATGAGGATTGGGAACAAATTAAATATGGTTATTTAAAAATGATTACTTCAGCTAAAAGATATATTAAAATTCAAACACCTTATTTTATTCCCGATCAAGGATTCTTAGATGCTGTATCGATTGCTGCATTAGGCGGCGTTGATGTTACAATTATGGTTCCTTGTAAACCGGATCACCCATTTGTTTATTGGGCAACACAAAAGAATGTAGCATCATTGCTCGCATCCGGCGTTAAAATTTATCACTACGAAAATGGCTTCTTACATTCTAAGATGATGATCATAGATGACGAAGTCGCAAGTGTTGGGACGACTAATATGGATCATCGTAGTTTCACGCTTAATTTTGAAGTGAACGCATTTATCTATGATCAATCTACAGCGATACAGTTGAGCGAGCAATTTAACGAAGATTTGAAACTAAGCAGTAAATTTACTATGGAAAAATATAAAAATCGCAGTTTGTGGATAAAATTTAAAGAAGCTATTTCTTATTTGATTTCCCCTATTCTGTAA
- a CDS encoding single-stranded DNA-binding protein, whose amino-acid sequence MLNKIVIVGRLTRNPQLAQKEDSDIASFSVATERNYSYQGQNQQAVDYIFCKAFGKTAKNIAQYTKKGSLVGITGHMRSYKYEKDKQTHFITELIVETIKFISSPNSNENSTSNYSNITENLEGSPAFQENQLSTATQNPQTQNQ is encoded by the coding sequence TTGTTAAACAAAATCGTCATTGTTGGACGTCTAACCAGAAATCCTCAACTAGCACAAAAGGAGGATAGTGATATTGCCAGTTTTAGTGTAGCAACTGAAAGAAATTACAGCTATCAAGGTCAGAATCAACAAGCAGTTGATTATATCTTTTGTAAAGCTTTCGGTAAAACAGCAAAAAATATAGCTCAATACACTAAAAAAGGATCGCTAGTAGGAATAACTGGACACATGCGTTCATATAAGTATGAAAAAGATAAGCAAACTCATTTTATAACTGAACTTATAGTTGAAACTATTAAGTTCATATCGAGTCCAAATTCTAATGAAAATTCCACTTCAAATTACTCAAATATAACTGAAAACCTAGAAGGAAGCCCTGCCTTTCAAGAAAATCAGTTATCCACTGCCACTCAAAATCCTCAGACACAAAACCAATAG
- the fabZ gene encoding 3-hydroxyacyl-ACP dehydratase FabZ: METIFDYNQIKEIIPHRQPFLLIDRVVEYEEGQRCVAIKQVSGNEPFFQGHFPDYAVMPGVLITEALAQTGAVALLNSDQNKGKIALFAGIDKCRFKRQVTPGDTLTLEVEITKMRGPIGKGTAKATVDGQLACSCELTFAIQDV; this comes from the coding sequence ATGGAAACAATTTTTGACTATAATCAAATTAAAGAAATTATCCCTCATAGACAACCATTTTTACTTATTGATAGAGTAGTTGAATATGAAGAAGGACAGCGTTGCGTTGCAATTAAACAAGTTTCTGGGAATGAACCATTTTTCCAAGGTCATTTTCCTGATTATGCAGTAATGCCTGGCGTTTTAATTACAGAAGCGCTTGCTCAAACAGGCGCTGTAGCATTATTGAATAGTGATCAGAATAAAGGTAAAATCGCTTTATTTGCAGGAATTGACAAATGTCGCTTTAAGAGACAAGTGACACCTGGTGATACATTAACTTTAGAAGTAGAAATCACTAAAATGCGTGGACCAATCGGTAAAGGAACAGCTAAAGCCACAGTTGATGGTCAACTTGCTTGTAGTTGTGAATTAACTTTTGCAATCCAAGACGTATAA
- the tenA gene encoding thiaminase II, producing MNFAESLERDAQPIIDEIYQDHFIQELLKGNIEKEALRQYLRADASYLREFANIYALLIPKMPDLNSVRFLVDQIQFIVNGEVEAHEFMADYIGENYNEIVQKKVWPPSGDHYIKHMYYNVYAHENAAYAIAAMAPCPYVYAMIAKRAMKDPELNKDSILAKWFEFYNTEMDPLIDVLDDLMNQLTAHMSEAEKKEVRENYLQSTVHELNFFNMAYTSEKWQFGGERV from the coding sequence ATGAATTTTGCTGAATCATTAGAAAGAGACGCACAACCTATTATTGATGAAATTTATCAAGACCATTTCATTCAAGAATTATTAAAAGGTAATATTGAGAAAGAAGCATTACGTCAATATTTGCGTGCCGATGCATCTTATTTAAGAGAGTTTGCGAATATATATGCACTATTAATCCCTAAAATGCCAGATTTAAATAGCGTACGTTTTCTAGTTGATCAAATTCAATTTATTGTAAATGGTGAAGTAGAAGCGCATGAATTTATGGCTGATTATATTGGTGAAAATTACAACGAAATTGTTCAAAAAAAGGTTTGGCCACCTAGTGGGGACCATTATATTAAACATATGTACTATAACGTCTATGCGCATGAAAATGCTGCATATGCGATTGCTGCAATGGCACCTTGTCCTTACGTATATGCAATGATTGCCAAACGCGCAATGAAAGACCCAGAATTAAATAAAGATTCTATTTTAGCAAAATGGTTTGAATTTTATAATACTGAAATGGACCCATTAATTGACGTACTAGATGATTTAATGAACCAACTCACTGCTCATATGTCAGAAGCGGAGAAAAAGGAAGTAAGAGAGAATTATTTACAAAGTACAGTTCATGAATTGAACTTTTTCAATATGGCTTATACAAGTGAAAAATGGCAATTTGGAGGAGAAAGAGTATGA
- a CDS encoding GNAT family N-acetyltransferase, whose product MKIVRVTTDDIKELQTISFRTFDDTFREMNHPDKLKDYLNNAFTYDKLQREVEHPNSYFYFLYDNDKIVGYLKLNVGAAQTEDIASDALEVERLYILKNYQHHGYGKKLMNFAINFAVEEGKQSIWLGVWEKNENAIKFYEHFGYKKVTEHEFKMGDEIQTDIIMAQNLK is encoded by the coding sequence ATGAAAATTGTAAGAGTGACAACTGATGATATTAAAGAATTACAGACAATCAGCTTTAGAACATTTGATGATACTTTCAGAGAAATGAACCATCCAGATAAGTTAAAAGATTATCTTAATAATGCATTTACTTATGATAAGTTGCAACGTGAAGTCGAACATCCTAACTCGTATTTTTATTTTTTGTATGACAATGATAAAATTGTGGGTTATCTGAAATTAAATGTTGGAGCAGCTCAAACTGAAGATATTGCTTCAGATGCATTAGAAGTTGAAAGGTTATATATTTTAAAGAATTACCAACATCATGGTTATGGTAAAAAGCTCATGAACTTTGCAATCAACTTTGCTGTGGAAGAAGGTAAGCAAAGCATTTGGCTTGGAGTATGGGAGAAAAATGAAAATGCTATCAAATTCTATGAACACTTCGGATATAAAAAAGTCACAGAGCACGAATTTAAAATGGGAGACGAAATTCAAACAGACATTATTATGGCTCAGAATTTAAAGTAA
- the thiE gene encoding thiamine phosphate synthase: MFKADDLKVYFICGTQDIPEGRTIKEVLTEALEGGITLFQFREKGPGAKTGKEKVALAEELQTLCSAYDVPFIVNDDVELAEAIDADGVHVGQDDETVDAFIKRFNGKIIGLSVGNLEELSQSDLTHVDYIGVGPIFSTPSKDDASAPVGPEMIETLRREVGALPIVAIGGISLVNVQEVAKTSADGVSVISAIARSSNVTETVQNFLQYFK, encoded by the coding sequence GTGTTTAAAGCAGATGATTTAAAGGTCTATTTTATTTGCGGAACTCAAGATATACCTGAGGGTCGAACAATTAAAGAAGTACTGACAGAAGCACTTGAGGGCGGTATTACACTATTTCAATTTCGTGAAAAAGGACCAGGTGCGAAAACTGGAAAAGAGAAAGTAGCCTTAGCTGAAGAATTGCAAACACTTTGTAGTGCTTACGATGTACCCTTTATTGTGAATGATGATGTTGAATTAGCTGAAGCAATCGATGCAGATGGGGTGCATGTAGGGCAAGATGATGAAACGGTAGACGCTTTCATTAAGCGTTTTAATGGCAAAATAATCGGTTTGAGTGTGGGCAACTTAGAAGAATTAAGTCAATCGGATTTAACTCATGTGGATTATATAGGTGTAGGACCTATTTTCAGTACGCCTTCTAAAGACGACGCCAGTGCACCTGTAGGTCCTGAAATGATTGAAACGTTACGTAGGGAAGTTGGTGCTTTACCTATTGTCGCAATTGGAGGCATTTCTCTAGTTAATGTACAAGAAGTTGCTAAGACCTCTGCTGATGGTGTATCAGTCATTTCAGCTATTGCAAGAAGTTCCAACGTTACCGAAACCGTACAAAATTTCTTACAATATTTTAAATAG
- a CDS encoding transglycosylase family protein, with protein MKKLLVASSASAALFAVGVGANAHAAEDNNVNQDHLAQTALNNPQQLNQAPVQEGAYNIGFDNSGYNFNFNSDGTNWSWSYNANGAAQQAPAQQTTQQQAPAAQQAPAQEQTQQPAQTQTQQQPAQETAQQQAPAQTQQQPAQETTQQQAPAQTQQQSTQQPAQQSAPAQQSADSGSSSINSHLQAIAQRESGGDIHATNPSSGASGKFQFLQTTWDSVAPAEYQGRPAAEAPEAVQDAAAQKLYDTAGPSQWVTA; from the coding sequence ATGAAAAAATTATTAGTAGCTTCATCAGCATCAGCAGCATTATTTGCAGTAGGAGTAGGCGCGAACGCACATGCAGCCGAAGATAACAATGTAAATCAAGATCACTTAGCTCAAACAGCTTTAAATAATCCACAACAATTAAACCAAGCACCTGTACAAGAAGGCGCTTATAATATTGGCTTTGACAACTCTGGTTACAACTTCAACTTTAACTCAGATGGTACTAACTGGAGCTGGAGTTATAATGCAAACGGTGCAGCTCAACAAGCACCAGCACAACAAACTACACAACAACAAGCACCAGCAGCTCAACAAGCACCAGCACAAGAGCAAACTCAACAACCAGCTCAAACACAAACTCAACAACAACCAGCTCAAGAAACTGCACAACAACAAGCACCAGCACAAACTCAACAACAACCAGCTCAAGAAACTACACAACAACAAGCACCAGCACAAACTCAACAACAATCAACTCAACAACCAGCGCAACAATCAGCGCCAGCGCAACAATCAGCTGACTCTGGTTCAAGCAGTATCAACAGCCACTTACAAGCAATTGCTCAACGTGAATCAGGTGGCGACATTCATGCAACTAACCCATCATCAGGTGCTTCAGGTAAATTCCAATTCTTACAAACTACTTGGGATTCAGTAGCTCCTGCAGAATATCAAGGTAGACCAGCAGCTGAAGCTCCAGAAGCAGTACAAGATGCAGCAGCTCAAAAATTATATGACACAGCTGGTCCAAGCCAATGGGTAACTGCATAA
- a CDS encoding transglycosylase family protein, which translates to MKKLLVTSSVAAAAFLATGVASHNADAAELNTAEQTKLAETALNNPAKLNQHPVQEGAYEFNFEYKGYDFHFESNGTYWEWSYAAAGTVQQPTHVTTSQAAPAQQQAAPVAKQQTQSYSYNMQSQSYNNNSNYSYNTQSTSYSAPAQSYSGGSSNIPAALQAIVYRESRGDIHAVNPDSGAAGKYQFLQTTWDAVAPAGWKGVNPASDPEYIQDQAALTLWDNGNGAGHWAY; encoded by the coding sequence ATGAAGAAACTATTAGTAACATCATCAGTAGCGGCAGCAGCATTTTTAGCAACAGGAGTAGCATCACACAACGCTGATGCAGCTGAGTTAAATACAGCAGAACAAACTAAATTAGCAGAAACTGCATTAAATAATCCTGCAAAATTAAATCAACATCCAGTACAAGAGGGTGCATATGAATTTAATTTCGAATACAAAGGTTATGACTTCCATTTTGAATCAAATGGTACATACTGGGAATGGAGTTATGCAGCAGCTGGAACTGTTCAGCAACCAACTCACGTAACTACTAGCCAAGCAGCACCAGCTCAACAACAAGCTGCACCAGTAGCAAAACAACAAACACAATCATATTCTTATAATATGCAATCACAATCTTATAACAATAATTCAAATTACAGCTACAACACTCAATCAACAAGCTATAGTGCACCAGCTCAATCATATTCAGGCGGATCTAGCAACATTCCTGCAGCACTACAAGCAATTGTATACCGTGAATCACGTGGTGATATCCATGCTGTTAACCCTGACTCAGGTGCAGCAGGGAAATATCAATTCTTACAAACTACATGGGATGCAGTAGCACCAGCAGGTTGGAAAGGTGTAAACCCAGCTAGTGATCCAGAATATATTCAAGACCAAGCAGCATTAACTTTATGGGATAATGGTAACGGTGCAGGACACTGGGCATATTAA
- the csoR gene encoding copper-sensing transcriptional repressor CsoR, with amino-acid sequence MTENDKAHHSEQIKSNLKARLNRIEGQVRAINRMIDEDVYCDDVLTQIRATRSALNSVAVKLLDHHMKGCIMHKVDDGHAEEAMEELLVTVQKLIKD; translated from the coding sequence ATGACTGAAAATGACAAAGCGCATCATTCTGAACAAATTAAATCTAACTTAAAAGCACGTCTCAATCGAATTGAAGGTCAAGTAAGAGCAATTAATCGGATGATTGATGAAGATGTTTATTGTGATGATGTACTCACGCAAATACGTGCTACACGCTCAGCCTTAAATAGTGTGGCAGTTAAGCTGCTCGATCATCATATGAAAGGCTGTATTATGCATAAAGTAGATGACGGTCATGCAGAGGAAGCGATGGAAGAATTATTAGTAACTGTACAAAAATTGATTAAAGATTAG